One stretch of Marinobacterium iners DNA includes these proteins:
- a CDS encoding BCCT family transporter → MAANKDPMIPDGDVNPIDTDYQIGQDNIVVNVGPFGLDIHNRVFAISGLAVIAFVLLTLVFQSQVEPLFSSLRGWLTTNLDWFFISAANIFVIICLVLIFTPLGRVRLGGTEATPDYSYAGWFSMLFAAGMGIGLMFFGVSEPLSHFSSAFGGISIENGVRTDWAPLGAAGGDAELAARLGMAATIYHWALHPWAIYAVMALGLALFSFNKGLPLTIRSVFYPILGERVWGWPGHVIDILAVLATLFGLATSLGFGASQAASGLNYLFGIPLGNTTQIVLVIGITAIALVSVLAGLDAGVKRLSEINMVLAVLLLAFVIIVGPTLAIATGFFDNLMAYLTYLPELANPVGREDSNFASGWTAFYWAWWISWCPFVGMFIARVSRGRTVREFIISVLLVPSLACVLWMTVFGTTAIDQVVNAGYDAVADAELPLQLFTMLDVLPLAQITSFIAIILVVVFFITSSDSGSLVIDVIAAGGKVDAPTPQRVFWCTFEGLVAIALILGGGLVALQAMAVSTGLPFTIVLLVAAFSMVKGLASEPRV, encoded by the coding sequence ATGGCGGCCAATAAAGACCCCATGATCCCCGATGGTGATGTGAATCCGATCGATACCGACTACCAGATCGGTCAGGATAACATCGTTGTCAACGTAGGCCCTTTCGGCCTGGATATCCACAACCGCGTCTTTGCGATCTCCGGCCTTGCCGTGATCGCGTTCGTACTGCTTACCCTGGTTTTTCAAAGCCAGGTGGAACCGCTGTTCAGCAGCCTTCGTGGCTGGCTGACTACCAATCTGGACTGGTTTTTCATCAGTGCAGCCAACATTTTCGTGATTATCTGTCTGGTGCTGATTTTCACCCCACTTGGCCGGGTACGCCTCGGCGGGACTGAAGCCACACCGGATTACAGCTACGCCGGCTGGTTTTCCATGCTGTTTGCTGCTGGTATGGGTATCGGCTTGATGTTCTTCGGCGTTTCGGAGCCACTGTCCCACTTCAGCTCGGCCTTTGGTGGCATTAGCATCGAGAACGGCGTTCGAACCGACTGGGCGCCACTGGGGGCTGCTGGGGGGGATGCCGAATTGGCTGCGCGCTTGGGCATGGCCGCCACCATCTACCACTGGGCGCTTCACCCTTGGGCAATCTATGCCGTCATGGCACTGGGGCTGGCGTTGTTCTCCTTCAACAAGGGTCTGCCGCTGACAATCCGTTCGGTGTTCTATCCGATTCTGGGTGAGCGAGTCTGGGGTTGGCCGGGACATGTCATTGATATTCTGGCCGTGCTGGCGACCCTGTTCGGCCTGGCTACTTCTCTGGGCTTCGGTGCCTCTCAAGCTGCATCAGGTTTGAACTATCTGTTCGGTATTCCGCTGGGCAACACGACACAGATTGTTCTGGTGATCGGGATCACCGCCATAGCGCTGGTTTCAGTACTGGCCGGTCTGGATGCCGGGGTGAAGCGACTGTCTGAAATAAACATGGTGCTGGCGGTCTTGTTACTGGCGTTCGTGATCATCGTTGGGCCGACGCTGGCCATTGCAACCGGCTTCTTCGATAACCTGATGGCGTATCTGACCTATCTGCCGGAGCTGGCTAACCCCGTTGGGCGTGAGGACAGCAACTTTGCATCTGGCTGGACCGCGTTTTACTGGGCCTGGTGGATCTCTTGGTGTCCGTTTGTAGGCATGTTTATCGCGCGCGTGTCCAGGGGGCGTACCGTACGCGAATTCATCATCTCGGTACTGTTGGTGCCCTCGCTGGCCTGCGTGTTGTGGATGACCGTGTTTGGTACCACCGCCATCGACCAGGTGGTGAATGCGGGCTACGACGCCGTGGCCGACGCGGAGCTGCCGCTGCAGTTGTTCACCATGCTGGACGTATTGCCGCTGGCGCAGATCACCTCGTTCATCGCGATCATTCTGGTGGTGGTGTTCTTTATCACCTCATCCGACTCTGGCTCGCTGGTCATCGACGTAATCGCAGCCGGTGGCAAGGTGGATGCGCCGACGCCACAGCGCGTGTTCTGGTGTACGTTTGAAGGGCTGGTGGCCATTGCGTTGATCCTTGGCGGGGGGCTGGTCGCGCTTCAGGCGATGGCAGTGTCGACCGGTTTGCCGTTTACCATCGTGTTGCTGGTCGCAGCCTTCTCGATGGTGAAAGGGCTAGCCTCCGAGCCGAGGGTTTGA
- the efp gene encoding elongation factor P, giving the protein MANYSSNQFKNGMKVMIDGDPCSMVDVEFVKPGKGQAFTRVRLRNLLTGRIWERTFKSNESVESADVMDLDMEYLYNDGEMWHFMDPSSFEQFAADQNAVGDAAKWLKEQDKSIITLWNNNPISVTPPNFVELEVVETDPGLKGDTAQGGSKPATLSTGAVVRVPLFIERGEVLRIDTRTGEYVSRAN; this is encoded by the coding sequence ATGGCTAATTACTCCAGCAACCAGTTCAAAAACGGCATGAAAGTGATGATCGACGGCGACCCCTGCAGCATGGTCGATGTCGAATTCGTAAAGCCGGGCAAGGGGCAGGCGTTTACTCGCGTGCGTCTGCGTAACCTGCTGACCGGCCGTATCTGGGAGCGTACCTTCAAGTCCAACGAATCGGTTGAAAGTGCTGATGTGATGGATCTGGATATGGAGTACCTCTACAACGATGGCGAAATGTGGCATTTCATGGATCCAAGCTCTTTTGAGCAGTTCGCGGCTGATCAGAATGCGGTTGGCGATGCGGCCAAGTGGCTGAAGGAACAGGACAAGAGCATCATCACGCTGTGGAACAACAACCCGATCAGCGTAACACCACCGAACTTTGTTGAACTGGAAGTGGTTGAGACTGATCCGGGCCTGAAAGGCGACACCGCCCAGGGTGGCTCCAAGCCTGCTACTCTGAGCACCGGCGCCGTGGTACGTGTACCGCTGTTTATCGAACGTGGTGAAGTGCTGCGCATCGATACCCGTACCGGCGAGTACGTCAGCCGCGCCAACTGA
- a CDS encoding MalY/PatB family protein, translated as MSPTRFDQLIDRRATSSEKWEKYADTEILPMWVADTDFMAPEAVIQALHQRIDHGVFGYTSTPAELNQLVIERMQRLYDWSIEVNDLVWLPGLVCGLNLACRSVGESGSAVLTPAPVYPPFMSAPRLSDRSLIKVPLIREEDGRSVIDLDALEAAITPDARLLLFCNPHNPGGTLYRREELEALSEIIIRHDLIICSDEIHCDLILQPGLTHTPIASLNDEIAARTITLMAPSKTYNIAGLGCSFAIIQNPELRQRFQRVRKGIVPDVNLLGYTAALAAYRDGDEWNRAQLDYLRGNRDYLVEAINALPGLRLDPIEATYLAWIDVSAASLDNPPHFFEQAGVGLSPGRDFGDERFMRLNFGCPRALLEEAVDRMRRALLKELPA; from the coding sequence ATGAGCCCAACCCGTTTCGACCAGCTGATTGACCGCCGCGCCACCTCCAGCGAGAAGTGGGAAAAATATGCCGACACGGAAATTCTGCCGATGTGGGTGGCTGATACCGACTTCATGGCGCCGGAAGCCGTGATTCAGGCGCTGCATCAACGCATTGATCACGGCGTGTTCGGTTACACCAGCACTCCGGCCGAGCTGAATCAACTGGTGATCGAGCGGATGCAGCGTCTGTATGACTGGTCGATTGAGGTCAACGATCTGGTCTGGTTGCCTGGATTGGTGTGCGGCCTTAACCTTGCCTGCCGCTCGGTGGGCGAATCAGGCTCTGCCGTACTCACTCCGGCACCGGTCTACCCACCGTTCATGTCGGCCCCGCGTCTGTCCGATCGCAGCCTGATCAAGGTACCACTGATCCGTGAGGAGGATGGGCGCAGCGTCATCGATCTGGACGCACTCGAAGCTGCCATTACACCGGATGCCAGACTGCTGCTGTTCTGTAACCCGCACAACCCCGGCGGTACCCTGTATCGCCGTGAAGAACTGGAAGCCCTGTCCGAAATCATCATCCGCCACGACCTGATCATCTGCTCTGACGAAATCCACTGCGACCTGATTCTGCAACCGGGCCTGACACATACCCCGATCGCGTCGCTGAACGACGAGATCGCGGCCCGCACCATCACCCTGATGGCACCGAGCAAGACCTACAACATCGCGGGCCTTGGCTGCTCCTTTGCCATCATCCAGAACCCGGAACTTCGCCAGCGCTTTCAGCGTGTACGCAAAGGGATCGTGCCTGACGTCAACCTGCTTGGCTATACCGCCGCACTGGCGGCCTACCGCGACGGCGATGAGTGGAACCGTGCCCAGCTGGATTACCTGCGCGGCAACAGGGACTATCTGGTTGAAGCGATCAACGCCCTGCCCGGCCTCAGGCTTGATCCAATTGAAGCCACCTACCTGGCCTGGATCGATGTCTCCGCCGCCAGCCTGGATAACCCACCCCACTTTTTCGAGCAGGCCGGCGTTGGCCTGTCACCGGGACGGGACTTTGGCGATGAGCGTTTTATGCGACTGAATTTCGGCTGCCCAAGGGCACTGTTGGAAGAGGCTGTCGACAGAATGAGACGGGCGTTGTTGAAGGAACTGCCGGCATGA
- a CDS encoding ATP-binding protein: MLSGFHHHLLQLTYIRTLVLFAQSGALLFALFVLHLTLDVWLLGSTLAALALLNVMTFARLHSRWPVTELEFFSQLCADVVLYGCLLYQSGGATNPFIFMLLIPLLVSAATLGARYTLLMATMLVVLYTSLLRHYIPVLKLEQGHQHRIFDLYDLHITGMWINFLFTVLLISWFIVRMHQTLQRGEQRLQAEREQHIRDQQLLALATLAAGTAHELGTPLSTMQVTLREMELDHPGDALLQDDIALLRQQVATCSARLQQMSRSVQEEQQRSHGRIAVTELLERVIEEWTLMRPEVSYRIPPFPSGPAPRVSASITLQQALLNLLNNAADAHPEDIEIALSWDSERILLQVHDQGPGLPLEQADQLGKPFVTTKGRGLGIGLFLTSSTLARHQGEVRLYSHPNGGTLTEVELPIIPEPFKGADV, translated from the coding sequence GTGCTGAGCGGATTTCATCACCACCTGCTGCAACTGACCTATATCCGTACTCTGGTGCTTTTTGCCCAGAGTGGCGCTCTGCTGTTCGCTCTGTTTGTACTGCATCTGACACTGGATGTATGGCTGCTTGGGTCCACTCTTGCAGCTCTGGCACTGCTGAATGTGATGACGTTTGCACGCCTGCACTCGCGCTGGCCGGTGACCGAACTGGAGTTCTTCAGCCAGCTCTGTGCCGATGTCGTGCTTTATGGCTGCCTGCTGTACCAGAGCGGTGGCGCCACCAATCCGTTCATCTTCATGCTGCTGATTCCGTTGCTTGTCAGTGCCGCCACCCTTGGCGCTCGATACACCCTGTTGATGGCCACCATGCTGGTAGTGCTCTATACCTCACTGCTGCGCCACTACATACCGGTACTGAAGTTGGAACAGGGTCACCAACACCGGATTTTCGATTTGTATGACCTTCACATCACCGGCATGTGGATCAATTTTCTGTTTACCGTCCTGCTGATCAGCTGGTTTATCGTGCGCATGCATCAGACCCTGCAGCGCGGTGAACAGCGCTTGCAGGCCGAACGTGAACAACATATTCGTGATCAGCAGCTGCTTGCGCTGGCCACACTGGCCGCCGGTACTGCGCACGAGCTGGGTACCCCGCTGTCCACCATGCAGGTTACCCTGCGTGAAATGGAGCTGGACCATCCTGGTGACGCGTTACTGCAGGATGATATCGCTCTGCTGCGCCAGCAGGTGGCCACCTGCTCGGCACGGCTGCAGCAGATGAGTCGCAGCGTGCAGGAAGAACAGCAACGCAGCCATGGCCGTATCGCCGTTACCGAACTGCTTGAGCGCGTGATTGAAGAATGGACCCTGATGCGCCCCGAAGTCAGCTACCGCATACCCCCGTTTCCTTCTGGCCCGGCACCAAGGGTGAGCGCTTCTATAACACTGCAACAGGCATTGCTTAACCTGCTCAACAATGCGGCCGATGCCCACCCCGAGGATATCGAGATTGCGCTGAGCTGGGACAGTGAGCGTATCCTCCTGCAAGTGCATGACCAGGGTCCCGGGCTACCGCTGGAACAGGCCGATCAACTGGGCAAACCGTTTGTAACGACCAAGGGGCGAGGGCTGGGTATTGGCCTGTTTCTCACCTCTTCCACGCTGGCTCGACACCAGGGTGAAGTGCGCCTTTACAGCCACCCGAACGGGGGCACCCTGACTGAAGTTGAACTGCCGATCATACCCGAGCCATTCAAGGGAGCTGACGTATGA
- a CDS encoding DUF294 nucleotidyltransferase-like domain-containing protein, producing the protein MVETQQAEHIEILDFLRRTAPFTELSEETLGQVAGQVEVAYFKAGSQILNFGEDISDWYIIRSGAVEVFRRNGDLYNRLSEGGFFGEFGLLRNKRVRFPVVALEDTLVYLIAEPLFNDLFDNNEGFADIVEVEDRTRLRQAVARREDANELMTSRVETLVSREPVCLPVTATAREAAIRMTEEGVSSLLILDANDDPERDSRMAGIITDRDIRNRLVSPGLGYDTPVTEIMTSELRYVEHSQFVFEAMLLMLRFNVHHLPVLKHRQPIGVIALSDIIRYESQNSLFVVSSIFRAQSVEELVALKQDVRACFTRMVNEDANSRMIGGAMAVIGRSFKQRLLELGEAELGPPPVPYCFLALGSMAREEQLIVTDQDNAMILDNRYDPQQHEAYFKALAEFVCDGLDACGYSYCSGKIMATNPKWRQPLRVWEQYFTEWIDKPTPEFLLNSAIFFDLEGVWGRTRWAEMLNDLIRRKAQRNPRFLACMARNALLRTPPLGFFKDFVMETDGRHTNSINMKRRGTAPVADLIRVHALAVGSRASNSFERLRDVIDASVMPPGRGPDLRDALELISMVRIRHQALDLEAGQEPDNNVEPENLSDFERKNLKDAFQILSHAQKFLKYRYQPGRPN; encoded by the coding sequence ATGGTTGAGACGCAGCAGGCTGAACATATCGAAATACTCGATTTCCTGCGCCGTACTGCTCCCTTTACGGAGCTGTCCGAGGAAACCCTGGGGCAGGTTGCGGGACAGGTTGAAGTCGCCTATTTCAAGGCGGGTAGCCAGATACTGAACTTTGGTGAAGATATCAGTGACTGGTACATCATCCGCAGCGGTGCCGTTGAGGTGTTCCGACGTAACGGTGATCTTTACAACCGTTTGAGTGAAGGAGGTTTCTTCGGTGAGTTCGGCCTGCTGCGCAACAAGCGGGTGCGATTTCCTGTAGTGGCGCTGGAAGACACGCTGGTGTATCTGATTGCCGAGCCCCTGTTCAACGACCTGTTCGACAATAACGAAGGCTTTGCTGATATTGTTGAGGTGGAAGACCGCACCCGTCTGCGCCAAGCGGTGGCGCGGCGTGAGGATGCCAATGAGTTGATGACATCCAGGGTTGAAACCCTGGTGAGTCGTGAGCCTGTGTGTCTGCCGGTTACGGCCACGGCGCGCGAGGCGGCCATTCGGATGACGGAAGAGGGTGTGTCGTCTCTGCTGATTCTGGATGCGAACGATGATCCCGAGCGTGACAGCCGCATGGCGGGTATTATCACCGACAGGGATATTCGCAATCGTTTGGTCTCTCCGGGACTCGGCTACGATACGCCGGTTACCGAGATCATGACTTCCGAGCTTCGGTACGTTGAGCACTCCCAGTTCGTGTTTGAAGCGATGCTGCTGATGCTGCGTTTCAATGTGCACCATCTTCCGGTTCTGAAACACCGGCAGCCGATCGGGGTGATCGCCCTCTCCGACATCATCCGCTACGAGTCGCAGAACAGCCTGTTTGTGGTCAGCAGCATCTTCCGGGCACAGAGTGTGGAGGAGCTGGTGGCACTGAAGCAGGATGTACGCGCCTGTTTCACCCGCATGGTGAACGAGGACGCCAACTCGCGCATGATCGGCGGTGCCATGGCGGTGATCGGTCGCAGCTTCAAACAGCGTCTGCTGGAGTTGGGCGAGGCCGAACTGGGGCCGCCTCCGGTGCCTTATTGTTTTCTGGCACTGGGTTCCATGGCGCGGGAGGAGCAGCTGATCGTGACTGATCAGGACAATGCCATGATCCTCGATAACCGCTATGATCCGCAACAGCATGAAGCCTACTTCAAGGCGCTGGCGGAGTTTGTCTGTGATGGGCTGGATGCCTGTGGCTACAGTTATTGCAGCGGCAAAATCATGGCCACCAACCCGAAATGGCGTCAGCCGCTGCGGGTATGGGAGCAGTACTTCACTGAGTGGATAGACAAACCGACACCGGAGTTTTTGCTCAACAGTGCCATATTCTTCGATCTGGAGGGTGTGTGGGGCAGGACCCGTTGGGCCGAGATGCTGAATGACCTGATCAGGCGCAAAGCGCAACGTAATCCTCGCTTCCTGGCCTGTATGGCACGCAATGCACTTTTGCGTACGCCACCGCTGGGGTTCTTCAAGGACTTCGTGATGGAGACCGATGGCCGGCACACTAACTCGATTAACATGAAGCGGCGCGGGACGGCACCGGTGGCAGACCTGATTCGCGTGCATGCACTGGCTGTCGGGTCTCGGGCGAGCAACTCTTTCGAGCGTCTGCGTGATGTGATCGATGCGTCGGTGATGCCCCCAGGACGTGGGCCGGACCTGCGCGATGCGCTGGAGTTGATCTCCATGGTACGGATACGGCATCAGGCGCTGGACCTTGAAGCGGGACAGGAACCGGACAATAACGTGGAGCCGGAAAACCTGTCCGACTTCGAGCGCAAGAATCTCAAGGACGCGTTCCAGATTTTGAGCCACGCGCAGAAGTTTCTGAAATATCGTTATCAGCCCGGACGCCCGAACTGA
- the epmA gene encoding EF-P lysine aminoacylase EpmA, whose protein sequence is MQESFWRPSAPIHNLRARAKVLERIRHFFAERNVLEVETPVLSHCAVSDPFIDSLEVSFGFQPGIEDERLYLQTSPEYAMKRLLAAGSGDIYSMAKVFRNGESGRRHNPEFTMLEWYRLGFDDRQLMAEVDALLRSVIPDLEVSYLSYARLFESELGLDPHTASLEQLQRICREHVDAPFEDDDRDTWLNLLMSHVLEPRLQGAVFIHSYPASMAALAQVREDEQGRRVAARFELFVNGIELANGYHELTDAAEQARRLQADRQQRAALGLPQRPLELRLVQALETGLPDCAGVALGVDRLVMLALGAEGLDQVVSFMHERA, encoded by the coding sequence ATGCAAGAGTCATTCTGGCGTCCCAGCGCCCCGATTCACAATCTGCGTGCCCGAGCCAAAGTGCTGGAACGGATTCGTCATTTCTTTGCCGAGCGCAACGTACTGGAAGTTGAAACTCCGGTACTGTCTCATTGTGCGGTCAGTGACCCTTTTATCGACAGTCTTGAGGTCAGTTTCGGCTTTCAGCCGGGAATCGAGGATGAACGGCTTTATTTGCAAACTTCGCCTGAATACGCCATGAAGCGGCTGCTCGCCGCGGGCAGTGGTGATATCTATTCGATGGCCAAAGTGTTTCGTAACGGAGAGTCTGGGCGGCGCCACAACCCCGAGTTCACCATGCTGGAATGGTATCGTCTGGGGTTTGATGATCGCCAGTTGATGGCGGAAGTGGACGCTCTGCTGCGCTCGGTGATACCCGATCTTGAAGTGAGCTATCTAAGCTATGCCCGGCTGTTCGAGTCCGAGCTGGGGCTGGATCCACATACGGCCAGTCTGGAACAGTTGCAGCGGATCTGCCGTGAGCACGTGGATGCGCCTTTCGAGGACGATGATCGCGACACCTGGCTGAACTTGCTGATGTCCCACGTGCTGGAGCCGCGATTGCAGGGTGCCGTGTTTATCCACAGCTATCCGGCCTCCATGGCGGCGCTGGCGCAGGTGCGCGAGGATGAGCAGGGGCGCCGGGTGGCCGCCCGCTTTGAGCTGTTCGTCAACGGCATCGAACTGGCCAACGGCTACCATGAGTTGACCGATGCGGCTGAACAGGCGCGACGCCTGCAGGCTGACCGGCAGCAGCGTGCGGCGCTGGGGCTACCACAGCGACCACTGGAGCTGCGACTGGTACAGGCGCTGGAAACCGGACTGCCGGACTGTGCCGGTGTCGCCCTCGGCGTCGACCGGCTGGTGATGTTGGCGCTGGGCGCCGAAGGGTTGGATCAGGTGGTATCCTTCATGCACGAGCGGGCATAA
- a CDS encoding 2-isopropylmalate synthase produces MSSNDRVIIFDTTLRDGEQSPGASMTRDEKLRIAKQMEKLRVDVIEAGFAIASPGDFESVKSIADTIKESTVCSLSRALDADIDRAGEALKNAASGRIHTFIATSPIHMQYKLQMEPDQVVENAVRAVKRARNLVGDVEFSLEDASRSELDFMCRIIEQVIEAGARTINIPDTVGYAVPHEYGNTIRQLIERIPNSDKAIFSVHCHNDLGLAVANSLAAVNAGARQVECTINGLGERAGNAALEEIVMALRTRKDTFGLETRIDTTQIVPASRLVSSITGFPVQPNKAIVGANAFAHESGIHQDGVLKHRETYEIMTAEDVGWNTNRMVLGKLSGRAAFRARMEELGTVFATDAELNTAFARFKELADKKSEIFDDDLVALVSDARASAGHEKYKLSSLNVTSQTGEVPVANLVVSVDTQEHSAEASGSGPVDAAFKAIEQVAASGANLQLYSVNAITSGTDSQGEVTVRLEKAGRIVNGLGADTDIIIASAKAYLHALNLLDANIQKAHPQV; encoded by the coding sequence ATGAGCAGCAACGATCGCGTCATTATTTTTGATACCACCTTGCGTGACGGTGAGCAGAGTCCCGGTGCCTCCATGACCCGTGATGAAAAGCTGCGCATCGCCAAGCAGATGGAAAAGCTGCGCGTGGATGTGATCGAAGCAGGTTTTGCCATCGCCAGCCCCGGTGACTTCGAGTCGGTGAAATCGATCGCCGATACCATCAAGGAGAGCACCGTCTGCTCTTTGTCCCGTGCGCTGGACGCGGATATCGATCGGGCCGGTGAAGCGCTGAAAAATGCCGCCTCCGGTCGCATTCATACCTTTATTGCGACCTCTCCGATCCATATGCAGTACAAGTTGCAGATGGAGCCGGATCAGGTGGTGGAAAACGCCGTGCGTGCAGTCAAGCGGGCGCGTAATCTGGTCGGTGACGTGGAGTTCTCGCTGGAAGACGCCAGTCGCTCCGAGCTGGACTTCATGTGCCGCATCATTGAGCAGGTGATCGAAGCCGGTGCCCGCACCATCAATATCCCCGATACCGTGGGCTACGCGGTGCCGCACGAATACGGCAACACCATTCGTCAGCTGATCGAGCGTATTCCCAACTCCGACAAGGCGATCTTCTCGGTTCATTGCCACAATGACCTGGGGCTGGCAGTGGCCAACTCGCTGGCAGCCGTCAATGCCGGTGCGCGTCAGGTGGAATGTACCATCAACGGCCTGGGCGAGCGTGCCGGTAATGCTGCGCTGGAAGAGATCGTCATGGCGCTGCGTACTCGCAAGGATACATTCGGTCTGGAAACCCGCATCGACACCACTCAGATTGTGCCGGCGTCGCGTCTGGTCTCCAGCATCACCGGTTTCCCGGTACAGCCCAACAAGGCGATTGTCGGTGCCAATGCCTTTGCCCATGAATCAGGCATTCATCAGGATGGCGTACTCAAGCACCGTGAAACCTATGAAATCATGACGGCAGAAGATGTGGGCTGGAATACCAACCGCATGGTTCTGGGCAAGCTGTCCGGTCGTGCCGCCTTCCGCGCCCGCATGGAAGAGCTGGGCACCGTGTTTGCCACCGACGCCGAGCTGAATACGGCTTTTGCCCGCTTCAAGGAACTGGCGGACAAGAAGAGCGAAATCTTTGATGATGATCTGGTTGCTTTGGTCAGCGATGCCCGTGCCTCTGCCGGTCATGAAAAGTACAAACTGAGCAGTCTGAATGTCACTTCCCAGACCGGTGAAGTGCCGGTGGCTAACTTGGTGGTGTCCGTGGATACGCAGGAACACAGCGCTGAAGCCTCCGGCAGCGGTCCCGTGGATGCGGCTTTCAAGGCGATCGAGCAGGTGGCGGCCTCTGGTGCCAATCTGCAGCTGTACTCGGTCAATGCTATCACCAGCGGCACCGACTCTCAGGGTGAAGTCACCGTGAGGCTGGAAAAGGCTGGTCGCATCGTCAACGGTCTGGGTGCCGATACCGATATCATTATTGCCTCGGCCAAGGCCTATCTGCACGCACTGAATCTGCTGGATGCCAATATCCAGAAAGCTCATCCGCAGGTGTGA
- a CDS encoding response regulator transcription factor: protein MTRHFLIVDDDPAFTRVLARAMTRRGFEVQVARDVATAVALAHQQAPDLATVDLKMEGPSGLCLIPQLKQLNSEVRILVLTGYASIATAVEAIKSGAHNYLPKPADADQILRALEGEAEASELNSDIPDTPMSVNRLEWEHIQKVLHEHEGNISATARALGMHRRTLQRKLAKHPVRR from the coding sequence ATGACCCGACATTTTCTGATTGTGGACGATGACCCGGCCTTTACCCGTGTACTGGCCCGTGCCATGACCCGGAGAGGCTTCGAGGTTCAGGTCGCACGCGACGTAGCAACAGCCGTTGCGCTGGCCCATCAACAGGCGCCAGACCTGGCCACTGTGGATCTGAAAATGGAGGGCCCATCCGGCCTGTGCCTGATTCCTCAGCTCAAACAGCTGAATTCAGAGGTACGCATTCTTGTGCTGACCGGCTATGCCAGCATTGCCACTGCTGTCGAAGCAATCAAGTCGGGGGCACATAACTACCTGCCCAAGCCGGCTGATGCCGATCAGATCCTGCGGGCACTTGAAGGTGAAGCAGAGGCTTCAGAGCTGAACAGCGACATTCCAGACACACCGATGTCGGTCAACCGGCTGGAATGGGAACATATCCAGAAAGTTTTGCATGAGCACGAAGGCAATATCTCAGCCACGGCACGGGCACTGGGGATGCATCGCCGCACTCTGCAGCGCAAGCTTGCCAAGCATCCGGTGCGGCGCTGA
- the rimI gene encoding ribosomal protein S18-alanine N-acetyltransferase — MTDLQLQQLEKAQLDAVLKLDEICFESEPFAAVWWQKALTSAGASSWILSWKDRPVAYCLFSEIMDEAELLRIAVDPQQRGKGLATDLLHKVQDALIERGITRFFLEVRASNRAAQALYHRCGWQPCGRRKNYYPLGDALEDALLFSREP, encoded by the coding sequence GTGACTGATCTGCAGCTGCAACAGCTTGAGAAGGCTCAGCTGGATGCGGTGCTCAAGCTTGATGAGATCTGTTTCGAGAGCGAGCCTTTTGCTGCTGTCTGGTGGCAGAAGGCATTGACCAGCGCCGGGGCCAGCAGCTGGATTTTGTCCTGGAAGGACCGACCGGTGGCCTATTGTTTGTTCAGCGAGATAATGGATGAAGCTGAGCTGCTACGTATAGCGGTTGATCCGCAACAACGTGGCAAGGGCTTGGCTACCGACCTGCTGCACAAGGTACAGGATGCACTGATTGAGCGAGGGATAACCCGCTTTTTCCTTGAGGTGCGTGCATCCAACCGTGCTGCACAGGCCCTTTATCATCGTTGTGGTTGGCAACCCTGCGGTCGCCGTAAAAACTACTATCCTCTGGGTGATGCGCTTGAAGACGCGCTGTTGTTCAGCCGGGAACCTTGA
- a CDS encoding energy-coupling factor ABC transporter permease, with translation MSLTQGLISGGWLWAASLAALLVLLLALKTAPWSVLMQQRRLQHLLFGATVVLMLMWTMRAGISPGLGIHFLGMTTLTLMFGWDLAILSGTLALLGMTLIGRESWDTLSVNVLCSVVLPALASMAVLRLVEAKLPRNFFVYLFLCAFFGAGVATAVGGMAMALLLWADGVYPWAKIYLEYVRFLPLIMFPEGLLNGIIMTGMMVFHPDWIRTFDARHYIDEQ, from the coding sequence ATGAGTCTGACACAGGGACTGATCAGTGGGGGCTGGCTCTGGGCGGCAAGCCTGGCAGCGCTGCTGGTGCTGTTGCTGGCGCTGAAGACTGCTCCCTGGTCAGTGCTGATGCAGCAGCGCCGGCTGCAGCATCTTCTGTTTGGCGCAACCGTTGTACTGATGCTGATGTGGACCATGCGGGCCGGCATCTCGCCCGGGCTGGGCATTCACTTTCTCGGTATGACCACGCTGACGCTGATGTTTGGCTGGGACCTGGCCATCCTGTCTGGCACGTTGGCATTGTTGGGCATGACCCTGATCGGGCGGGAAAGCTGGGACACGTTGAGTGTCAATGTGCTCTGTTCAGTTGTGTTGCCGGCGCTTGCCAGTATGGCGGTACTGCGCCTGGTTGAAGCAAAACTGCCGCGCAACTTCTTTGTCTATCTGTTTCTGTGTGCCTTCTTTGGTGCCGGTGTGGCAACCGCTGTTGGCGGCATGGCGATGGCACTTCTGCTGTGGGCCGATGGTGTGTATCCCTGGGCCAAAATCTATCTGGAGTATGTGCGCTTTCTGCCGCTTATCATGTTCCCCGAAGGACTGCTGAACGGCATTATCATGACCGGCATGATGGTGTTTCATCCTGACTGGATCCGTACATTCGACGCCCGCCATTACATTGATGAGCAATAG